In Acetonema longum DSM 6540, the sequence CCGATATAATAACCGACGATCAGTTGGGTAACCGTTTTTCCCACCAGCTTCTCGCAGGCTGAATATAAATCACCGGAACCCCAGGCCAGGACTTTCAGCAGACAATATAGAACGGGCAGACAAGACATGCCGTTGATAAGAGGATTCATCCAGGCTGCAGTCGAGCTTTGTTCAAGAGCAACACTCCAGGTTAACCAAAAGAGGGTACTGACGGTCGGCATAAAGACGATGGCCAGCCCTTCGGCCAGGCCCATACGTCCCGGTTGATAACTCTTCATTCGCCCTTCTCCTTTCCCGCTGGTTTTTTGTATTTCCACAGCCGGCTGACGCTGGACTGCCGGCGCTGATCCTGGGTATTTAGCTCATCCGGTCTCATTTCCTGAGAAAAAACAGGCCCCCGGATGACCACGTCATATCCGGCCTTTGTTTTGGGTCCTATCGGCGCCAGGTAAGGCACCCCCAAAGATTTCATGCTGCACAGGAGCACGGTTGTCAGGACCAGTCCGCCGGCTACCCCCACCAGTCCCAGCAGGGCGGCCAGCACTTCAAAAATAAACCGGGTGAGACGGATGGCAGTAGCCAGACTGTAATCCGGGATGGTAAAGGAAGCCAAGCCGGTAACGGCGATAATCACCACGGTAATAGGGCTGACAATACTGGCTGTTACAGCGGCCTGTCCCAGGATAATGGCCCCGACAATGCCAATGGTGGAGCCCAGCATGCCAGGGATCCGGACACCCCCTTCCCGTAAGAGTTCGAAGGCAAATTCCATCATCAGAATTTCCACGAAGGATGGGATGGGCACTCGCTCCCTGGCGGCGCCGATAGCCAGAATCATATCAGTGGGAAGCGCCTCCTGATGATAATAGACAATAGCAATATACAGCGCCGGCAGGCTTACCGTCAAAAGTGCCCCTAACAGCCGCAGCATACGGGCAAAACTGCCGGCAATCCAGGAGAACGCAAAGTCTTCGGCGGCATGAAACAAGCTGAACAGGCTGATCGGAGCGACAATGGCAAAAGAGGATCCGTCAAGCAGAAGCGCCAGCCGTCCTTCCGCCAGAGCGGCGGCAACCCGGTCCGGCCGTTCGGTGGACAGGGACTGAGGGTAGGGCACTATGGGGTGATCCCCCAGTAAGCTCTGCAAAGCACCGGCATCCGAAACGGTGTCCACGTTAATACCGTCCAGCCGGCGCTTCATCTCTTTTACCAACAGGGGATTAATCACGGATTTTAAATACATTAAAGCGCAGGGCGTATTGCTGCGGACGCCCAGGGTAAACAGCTCGGTGGTCAGGTTGCTGCTGCGCAGAATAGACCGGACCAGTCCTGTATTGACCCGAAGAGTATCGCTAAAAGCGCTCTGACTGCCGCGTACGGTTTGCTCGGTAGCCGGACGGTCCACACCCCGATGTTCCTGTCCTTTGGTCTCCACCAGAACCGCTTCCGCCACTCCGTCAAAGAAAATAACGGTATCCCCCAGGTTTAGGCTGTCAGTCACGTCCCGCATGGTCTGAGCCAGCTTAAC encodes:
- a CDS encoding spore germination protein, translated to MKTLFGKNLKALKQLLVFRPPDGSSPFVLPEAEHKEDSAGKAAKDFDRATAQHTAMLQYARRVTAALEKVQTILKGSCRAKELAILKLELEALEEQKKELSPLVKTYSLENNPLDEHISTSLEVNRMALQRIYNLPDNKDLILRSIVIPATPPVTANLAFIDGLVNNQTISLSVLQPLMLLGKEERELYRDNLIQQLVTKYLPSNQVKLAQTMRDVTDSLNLGDTVIFFDGVAEAVLVETKGQEHRGVDRPATEQTVRGSQSAFSDTLRVNTGLVRSILRSSNLTTELFTLGVRSNTPCALMYLKSVINPLLVKEMKRRLDGINVDTVSDAGALQSLLGDHPIVPYPQSLSTERPDRVAAALAEGRLALLLDGSSFAIVAPISLFSLFHAAEDFAFSWIAGSFARMLRLLGALLTVSLPALYIAIVYYHQEALPTDMILAIGAARERVPIPSFVEILMMEFAFELLREGGVRIPGMLGSTIGIVGAIILGQAAVTASIVSPITVVIIAVTGLASFTIPDYSLATAIRLTRFIFEVLAALLGLVGVAGGLVLTTVLLCSMKSLGVPYLAPIGPKTKAGYDVVIRGPVFSQEMRPDELNTQDQRRQSSVSRLWKYKKPAGKEKGE